In Wenyingzhuangia fucanilytica, the following are encoded in one genomic region:
- a CDS encoding carbohydrate-binding family 9-like protein, whose product MKKIIFCILFITALICKSCKEVKNEQTTIKVVTHSEFKVSKANTQMVIDGKRDELDWNRTEAATFNNFYHYDAINKADDKQKTTFRMLWDDEFLYVFFESEDKYLTAREKVRDGAPYFDDCAEIFLSPAPEILSTHMGFEVNLYKTSNDFLFMTDFYNGQPGVLKAFNPEFKVETTLNGTINDNSDIDKGWTMEMAIPLKLFFKIDTYAPVKAGAKWTFLAVRQERNEVEGNRRITSSIFPIDEEKIDVHEPSKFGFLHFIE is encoded by the coding sequence ATGAAAAAAATTATCTTTTGTATTTTATTTATAACAGCTCTAATTTGTAAAAGTTGTAAAGAAGTAAAAAATGAACAAACTACTATTAAAGTAGTTACACATTCTGAATTTAAAGTATCTAAAGCAAATACTCAAATGGTAATTGACGGAAAAAGGGACGAGCTAGATTGGAATAGAACCGAAGCTGCTACATTCAATAACTTTTATCATTATGATGCGATTAATAAAGCCGATGACAAGCAAAAAACTACATTTCGAATGTTATGGGACGATGAATTTTTATATGTCTTTTTTGAAAGCGAAGATAAATATTTAACAGCACGTGAAAAAGTAAGAGACGGAGCGCCTTATTTTGACGATTGTGCCGAGATTTTTTTATCACCTGCTCCTGAAATATTGAGTACTCATATGGGGTTTGAAGTAAATCTATACAAAACATCTAACGACTTTTTATTTATGACCGATTTCTATAATGGGCAACCTGGAGTATTAAAGGCTTTTAATCCTGAATTTAAAGTAGAAACTACTTTAAATGGAACAATAAACGATAATTCAGATATTGATAAAGGTTGGACAATGGAAATGGCTATACCCTTAAAATTGTTCTTTAAAATAGATACCTACGCCCCAGTAAAAGCAGGTGCTAAATGGACTTTTTTAGCCGTTAGACAAGAACGTAACGAAGTTGAAGGTAATCGAAGAATCACATCTTCAATATTCCCAATTGACGAAGAAAAGATTGATGTTCACGAGCCAAGCAAATTCGGTTTTCTTCATTTTATAGAGTAG
- a CDS encoding cytochrome-c peroxidase, giving the protein MYALLKITSIVGTFLLMVACQSSTQKTTKAMEDVYLPLPQQIITPKNNPITPEKVALGRLLFYDPILSGNKEVACATCHHPDYGYSDGIDLSIGVNGKGLGYTRKFNSNNNISFVKRNAHTILNTAYNGIDNNQHYSPSQAPMFWDNRMNSLENQVLGPLTTLEEMRGDRISETVILDTIIHRLQQIDAYQDLFKKAFPKELPHINKIHLAKAIATFERTLTTPNTRFDKYLQGDVNAISETEKEGFKLFKKAKCHTCHSGPMFSDYKIHILGVEDNDKLNYTDDGHQKSYGFRTPTLRNLRYTAPYMHNGSLQTLQQVLEFYEDIAHGNSRNKHVASKQLDTLTKGIPLKVKDMTTIISFFNTLNAEDFDKTIPEKVPSNLPVGGNIQ; this is encoded by the coding sequence ATGTATGCTCTATTAAAAATAACAAGTATTGTTGGTACATTCTTATTGATGGTTGCTTGTCAATCGTCAACACAAAAAACAACAAAGGCAATGGAAGATGTATATCTTCCGTTGCCACAACAAATCATTACTCCTAAAAACAACCCAATTACTCCTGAAAAAGTAGCGCTAGGAAGACTTCTTTTTTACGATCCTATTTTATCTGGAAATAAAGAGGTGGCTTGTGCTACCTGTCATCATCCAGATTATGGATATAGTGATGGAATTGATTTGTCTATTGGTGTAAATGGAAAAGGACTTGGTTATACCAGAAAATTTAACTCCAACAACAATATTTCTTTTGTAAAAAGAAATGCGCATACCATTTTAAACACTGCTTATAACGGAATTGACAACAATCAACATTACTCTCCTTCTCAAGCTCCTATGTTTTGGGACAATAGAATGAATAGTTTAGAGAATCAGGTACTTGGCCCTTTAACTACATTGGAAGAAATGAGAGGAGATAGAATTTCTGAGACTGTTATTTTAGACACAATTATTCACCGATTGCAACAAATTGATGCCTATCAAGATCTTTTTAAAAAAGCTTTTCCCAAAGAACTACCTCATATAAACAAAATTCATCTAGCTAAAGCCATTGCAACTTTTGAACGTACATTAACAACCCCAAATACACGTTTTGACAAGTATTTACAAGGAGATGTAAATGCAATCTCTGAAACCGAAAAAGAAGGTTTTAAATTGTTTAAAAAAGCAAAGTGTCACACTTGTCACTCAGGTCCAATGTTTAGTGATTATAAAATCCACATTTTAGGTGTAGAGGATAATGATAAACTAAACTATACAGACGATGGACATCAAAAAAGCTATGGATTTAGAACTCCAACTTTAAGGAATTTACGATATACAGCTCCTTATATGCATAACGGGTCTTTACAAACATTACAACAAGTTTTAGAGTTTTATGAAGACATTGCTCACGGAAATTCAAGAAACAAACACGTGGCTTCAAAACAGCTAGATACCTTAACTAAAGGAATTCCTTTAAAGGTAAAAGATATGACCACTATCATCTCTTTCTTTAACACCTTAAATGCTGAAGATTTTGACAAAACCATCCCAGAAAAAGTTCCTAGTAACTTACCTGTAGGTGGAAACATACAATAA
- a CDS encoding c-type cytochrome domain-containing protein, with amino-acid sequence MNQVPDFVLFLGRFHPLIVHIPIGLILFAFLLEIISKWNKVEELKTAIPYALFLGALSATGACVLGYMLSLSGEYEGDQLDGHFWFGIATTVITFIAWLIRIDKLPFLKLNQFKANISALTLLVLLVSITGHYGGNLTHGSDYLTKYAPFAEKPIEVLPPKTMGEVEIYNHLIHPILEEKCISCHNSSKKKGGLSLETPEAILKGGKNGLAIVAGDLSKSELIHRVNLNDHDKKFMPPKGKTPLTKEEIQIISYWITTAKADFNIKLITAENNKELMLLAANFLGFGKDGQADESSKIPELKPVDSLLINKLAQAGFTIRELIYNKSIYDVVLPGKTAKNVTELNRLLTNLQEIKDHVLSLSLVDNSVEDEHLKFIGKFKNLRKLELNQNNITDAGIHELENIAPLEALNLYGTLVTEQSLADFPKFKNLKHVYLWKTKVSKEAVQQYQTNNEAPKLYLGMAD; translated from the coding sequence ATGAATCAAGTACCAGATTTTGTCCTGTTCTTAGGACGCTTCCACCCTTTAATTGTACACATCCCTATTGGGTTGATTTTATTTGCTTTTCTCTTAGAAATCATCAGTAAATGGAACAAAGTAGAAGAATTAAAAACAGCCATCCCATATGCTTTGTTTTTAGGAGCTCTCTCTGCTACAGGTGCCTGTGTACTTGGCTATATGCTTTCTCTTAGTGGAGAATACGAAGGAGATCAATTAGATGGACATTTTTGGTTTGGGATAGCAACAACTGTCATTACCTTTATTGCTTGGTTGATTAGAATAGACAAACTGCCTTTCTTAAAATTAAATCAATTTAAAGCCAATATATCTGCTTTAACTCTTTTGGTTCTTTTGGTAAGTATTACAGGTCATTATGGAGGTAATTTAACACATGGGTCTGATTATTTAACCAAATACGCTCCTTTTGCAGAAAAACCTATCGAAGTACTTCCGCCTAAAACTATGGGTGAAGTAGAAATATACAATCACCTGATACATCCTATTTTAGAAGAAAAATGTATAAGTTGTCATAACTCCTCTAAGAAAAAAGGAGGTTTGTCTTTAGAAACTCCTGAAGCGATCTTAAAAGGAGGAAAAAACGGTTTGGCCATTGTTGCAGGTGATTTGTCTAAATCAGAACTTATTCATCGTGTAAACTTAAATGATCACGATAAAAAATTCATGCCTCCAAAAGGAAAAACGCCGTTAACTAAAGAAGAAATTCAAATCATTTCTTATTGGATTACGACTGCTAAAGCTGATTTTAATATCAAATTAATCACTGCAGAAAATAACAAAGAGCTAATGCTATTGGCGGCTAATTTCTTAGGCTTTGGAAAAGACGGACAAGCAGATGAATCTTCCAAAATTCCTGAACTAAAACCTGTAGATAGTTTGTTGATTAACAAATTAGCACAAGCTGGATTTACCATTAGAGAATTGATTTACAACAAAAGTATATATGATGTTGTATTGCCTGGAAAAACAGCTAAAAACGTTACAGAATTAAATAGATTACTCACTAATTTACAAGAAATCAAAGACCATGTATTATCATTATCTCTTGTTGATAATTCGGTAGAAGATGAACACTTAAAATTTATTGGGAAATTTAAAAACCTAAGAAAATTAGAGCTGAATCAAAACAATATTACAGATGCTGGAATTCACGAATTAGAAAACATAGCTCCTTTAGAGGCTCTAAATTTATATGGTACATTGGTCACCGAACAAAGCCTTGCCGATTTTCCAAAATTCAAAAACTTAAAACATGTCTATTTATGGAAAACAAAGGTATCTAAAGAGGCTGTTCAGCAATATCAAACCAACAACGAGGCGCCTAAATTATATTTAGGAATGGCAGACTAA
- a CDS encoding twin-arginine translocation signal domain-containing protein, with amino-acid sequence MSDTRRNFMKKSALAGVGLATIPSFGFHFIKKSTKNDIILGHGDYQYKLIRDWAQMSSIETPLLNCHEMQMDSKGRLVMIGDHPANNIIIFDKSGKVLDSWGNAYPGGHGLTISNEGGEDFLFLAESGWFLNKIGKWTKHNGRITKTTMDGRVLFDIGHPQTIGVYKPGESFCPTETAIGPNGDIYVADGYGMSRIIQYDYNGKYIRHWGGSDNPDPNYQIKSAHGVAIDYREKGNPMVVVTSRNQASFKWFTLDGTYIKTLYLPNMQVCRPVFDDNNLYAGVCWSQPKVGRTDWTQPTGFVTILEGDKVVSNPGATAPIYVGGELQKSFQLPERPISHGHDVCVDNDKNLYVCQWRANKTPPLKLERI; translated from the coding sequence ATGAGTGATACAAGAAGAAACTTTATGAAAAAATCTGCTTTAGCAGGTGTTGGCCTAGCAACCATCCCTTCTTTTGGTTTTCATTTTATAAAAAAATCTACCAAAAATGATATCATTTTAGGGCATGGAGATTATCAATACAAACTCATTAGAGATTGGGCACAAATGAGTTCCATAGAAACCCCTTTACTAAACTGCCATGAAATGCAAATGGACAGTAAAGGACGTTTGGTAATGATTGGAGATCATCCAGCTAATAATATCATTATTTTTGACAAATCTGGAAAGGTATTAGACTCATGGGGAAATGCCTATCCCGGAGGTCATGGATTGACCATTTCTAACGAAGGTGGAGAAGATTTTTTGTTTTTGGCAGAATCCGGTTGGTTTTTAAACAAAATAGGAAAATGGACCAAACACAACGGACGAATTACCAAAACTACTATGGACGGTAGAGTTTTATTTGATATTGGTCATCCACAAACAATTGGAGTATACAAACCTGGTGAATCTTTCTGTCCTACAGAAACTGCTATTGGTCCCAACGGGGATATTTATGTAGCGGATGGATATGGAATGAGTAGAATTATTCAATACGATTACAACGGAAAATACATTAGACACTGGGGAGGAAGTGACAATCCTGACCCTAATTATCAAATAAAAAGTGCACATGGTGTAGCCATCGATTATCGAGAAAAAGGCAATCCAATGGTGGTCGTTACCTCTAGAAACCAAGCAAGTTTTAAGTGGTTTACCTTAGATGGAACCTACATTAAAACCTTATACTTACCCAATATGCAAGTATGTAGACCCGTTTTTGATGACAACAATTTATATGCTGGCGTTTGTTGGTCGCAACCTAAGGTAGGACGTACAGATTGGACACAACCTACAGGCTTTGTCACCATTTTAGAAGGAGACAAAGTTGTCTCTAATCCTGGAGCAACAGCACCTATTTATGTGGGTGGAGAACTACAAAAATCTTTTCAATTACCAGAACGACCTATTTCTCATGGTCATGATGTTTGTGTGGACAATGACAAAAACTTATACGTTTGTCAATGGAGGGCCAACAAAACCCCTCCTTTAAAATTAGAAAGAATATAA
- a CDS encoding DUF1501 domain-containing protein codes for MCNNHEHKKLRSNNRDLQGIEKQLDRRHFLKQTSLGLGALALGSLLGTEKLWSAVKQEKATEQLLQAYNKNRLGLPHHLPKAKRVVYLFQSGGPSQMDLFDYKPKLTDMFGKELPESVIGATKLTGMSGSQSTLPIAPSAFKFKQYGESRAWVSEIMPYLSEVVDDLCFIKGMQTDQINHTPAITFMQTGNQLPGRPSIGSWLSYGLGSDNENLPTFITLVSKNGKGQPLKSSLWGNGFLPTEHQGVQFRSGKDPVLYLTDPENYDGHDRRHMLDYLSHLNDLQGDAYGDPEIQARMSQYEMAFKMQTSVPEVTDISDEPEHIFEMYGKDSKDPGTYAANCLMARKLLEKGVKFVQLYHQGWDQHNYCPSGVKSQSKKTDQATAALIKDLKQRGMFEDTLVIWGGEFGRTVYSQGQLTSTNYGRDHHPKAFTMWMAGAGVKPGFTFGETDDFSYNVTKDPVHVHDFHATLLHLFGVDHEKLTFKHQGRRYRLTDVHGNVVKDLLT; via the coding sequence ATGTGTAACAATCACGAACATAAAAAACTGAGATCTAACAATAGAGACTTACAAGGAATTGAAAAGCAATTGGACAGAAGACATTTCCTAAAACAAACTTCTCTTGGTTTAGGAGCCTTGGCTTTAGGAAGTTTATTAGGAACAGAAAAACTATGGAGCGCTGTAAAACAAGAAAAAGCAACAGAACAATTATTACAAGCTTATAATAAAAATAGATTGGGATTGCCACATCATCTGCCTAAAGCAAAACGAGTGGTATACTTATTTCAAAGTGGAGGGCCTTCGCAAATGGACTTGTTTGATTACAAACCTAAACTTACAGACATGTTTGGAAAAGAATTGCCAGAGTCTGTTATTGGAGCCACCAAATTGACAGGAATGAGTGGTAGCCAAAGCACCTTGCCTATTGCTCCTTCAGCTTTTAAATTTAAACAATATGGAGAATCTAGAGCTTGGGTAAGTGAAATCATGCCCTACTTATCAGAAGTTGTTGATGATTTATGTTTTATCAAAGGAATGCAAACCGACCAAATAAACCATACTCCTGCCATTACTTTTATGCAAACAGGAAATCAATTACCGGGTAGACCCTCTATTGGTTCTTGGTTAAGTTATGGATTGGGTTCAGACAATGAAAACCTTCCTACTTTTATTACGCTAGTTTCTAAAAATGGAAAAGGACAACCTTTAAAATCTAGTTTATGGGGAAATGGTTTTTTACCTACAGAACATCAAGGAGTACAATTTAGATCAGGAAAAGATCCAGTATTGTATTTAACAGATCCTGAAAATTATGATGGTCATGATAGAAGACATATGTTAGATTATTTAAGTCATCTAAACGACTTGCAAGGTGATGCTTATGGAGATCCAGAAATTCAAGCTAGAATGTCTCAATACGAAATGGCTTTTAAAATGCAAACATCTGTGCCAGAGGTCACCGATATTAGCGATGAGCCAGAACATATTTTTGAAATGTATGGAAAAGACAGTAAAGACCCTGGAACTTATGCTGCCAATTGTTTGATGGCTAGAAAACTATTAGAAAAAGGAGTCAAATTTGTGCAATTGTATCATCAAGGATGGGATCAGCACAACTATTGTCCAAGTGGAGTAAAAAGTCAATCTAAAAAAACAGATCAAGCAACTGCTGCATTGATTAAAGATTTAAAACAACGTGGAATGTTTGAAGACACCCTAGTGATTTGGGGAGGTGAATTTGGTAGAACCGTCTATTCTCAAGGTCAACTTACAAGTACTAACTATGGTAGAGACCACCATCCAAAAGCATTTACGATGTGGATGGCAGGTGCTGGTGTTAAACCTGGATTTACCTTTGGAGAAACAGATGACTTTAGTTACAACGTTACCAAAGACCCTGTACACGTTCACGATTTTCATGCAACACTACTCCACTTATTTGGTGTTGATCATGAAAAACTCACCTTTAAACACCAAGGAAGAAGATACAGATTGACTGATGTACATGGAAATGTGGTTAAAGATTTATTGACTTAA
- a CDS encoding DUF1553 domain-containing protein: MKYIFTAIIILVLTSCKPSLSTDVETAYKALPTKLDFNQHVKPILSDKCFLCHGPDAKNIKGGVQLHSAEAAYAELSESPGKYAIVPKDLKSSEVFHRIISEDPNVIMPTPESHLLLTAKEKAILIKWIEEGATYKKHWAFIKPEKYEVPNVKEKNLVANPIDNFVIAKLEERNISPSKKADKEILLRRASLDLIGLPPTLKELDVFLKDNSPNAYEKQIDRLLASPHYGEQRTLDWMDLARYADTHGYSNDKYRDTSPWRDWVIKSFNENMPYDQFVTWQIAGDMLPNATKEQKLATAFNRLHPQNLEGGIIDEEFRSEYVADRTATVSQGLLGLSYACAKCHDHKYDPISQKNYYEMYAFFNNIDETGLIPWDLATPVPAMLLPTQQQKDVLAYLRGIVTTSENKVENIKKEESKKATKWLAQNNFQKIPSHKKPSGLIAEFDFDTKKLTNKIGGNGKNHIQMRQQFVENEPAVYKQGKQGKGLTFNGDTWLDLDKIGIFQRSQSFSIGIDIFVPKDLETGVIFHKMNSPELHGFRGYHLKIKNNKIEALLAHVYPDNAIVIESKKEIPKEKWVQLTMTYDGSSKAKGLHIYLDGEKLETTTSFDNLYKDIIFHGLRLYGEDSPKVEPGLRVGAVWRGKGIGGATVDNLLVFNKKLSAIEVMQIANPKKIQTLESKNYASLNHQEKQLLTDYYLATNSPVYKNSIQQLEKERSVFVDSINKVKQIMVMKERKTPRQTYILDRGNYDSPTDSVFPNVPNEIFPIDKQIPKNRVGLAKWIMDPNNPLTARVTVNRYWQNIFGQGLVVTSDDFGNQGEMPTHPKLLDWLALEFIESGWDVKKLHKTIMMSNTYQQSSAISQKLLEIDNENRLLARGPANRLTGEMLRDNALFASGLMNDKIGGESVKPYQPKGLWRVNGDHYEQDGFDGLYRRSMYTIWKRTVPNPTIATFDAPTRDLCTTRRQKTNTPLQALVVLNDPTYIEASRVLGKQIAEAKNAKAGIQQIFRKLTGRTVTTKELELLTELQQSEYQKFQKNPKKTLGWLTTGSYKINPSDDKALIAANAVVASTIMNSDATITKR, translated from the coding sequence ATGAAATACATTTTTACTGCGATCATTATTTTAGTATTAACCTCGTGCAAACCTAGTCTGTCTACCGATGTGGAAACTGCTTATAAAGCCTTGCCTACTAAATTAGATTTTAACCAACATGTAAAACCTATTTTATCAGACAAGTGTTTTTTATGTCATGGACCTGATGCAAAAAACATCAAAGGAGGTGTGCAATTACATTCTGCAGAAGCTGCATATGCAGAGCTTTCTGAATCACCAGGAAAATATGCTATAGTACCTAAAGACTTAAAGTCTTCTGAAGTTTTTCATAGAATAATTAGTGAAGATCCTAATGTAATCATGCCAACCCCAGAATCACATTTATTATTAACAGCAAAGGAAAAGGCTATTTTAATTAAATGGATTGAAGAGGGTGCTACATATAAAAAACATTGGGCTTTTATAAAACCCGAAAAATATGAAGTACCCAATGTAAAAGAAAAAAACTTGGTTGCCAATCCTATTGATAATTTTGTAATTGCCAAATTGGAAGAAAGAAACATCAGTCCTTCTAAAAAAGCAGACAAAGAAATATTGTTAAGACGTGCCTCTTTAGATTTAATAGGCTTACCTCCTACTTTAAAGGAATTAGATGTGTTTTTAAAAGATAACTCTCCTAATGCTTATGAAAAACAAATTGATCGTTTGTTAGCATCACCTCACTACGGAGAACAAAGAACCTTGGACTGGATGGATTTAGCTCGTTATGCAGACACCCATGGATATAGTAATGACAAATATAGAGACACCTCTCCATGGAGAGATTGGGTTATTAAATCTTTTAACGAAAACATGCCTTATGACCAATTTGTTACTTGGCAAATTGCTGGAGATATGCTGCCTAATGCCACAAAAGAACAAAAATTAGCTACGGCATTTAACAGATTACATCCACAAAACTTAGAAGGTGGAATTATAGATGAAGAATTTAGGTCTGAGTATGTAGCAGATAGAACAGCAACCGTAAGTCAAGGATTATTAGGACTATCCTATGCTTGTGCCAAGTGTCACGATCACAAATACGATCCTATCTCTCAGAAAAACTACTATGAAATGTATGCTTTCTTTAACAATATAGATGAAACCGGTCTAATTCCTTGGGATTTGGCAACTCCTGTTCCTGCTATGTTATTACCTACACAACAACAAAAAGACGTATTGGCTTATTTAAGAGGAATTGTAACAACCTCAGAAAACAAAGTAGAGAATATCAAAAAAGAAGAAAGCAAAAAAGCAACTAAATGGCTTGCACAAAACAACTTTCAAAAAATCCCTAGTCATAAAAAACCTTCTGGATTAATAGCTGAATTTGATTTTGATACCAAAAAACTAACTAACAAAATAGGTGGTAATGGAAAAAATCACATCCAAATGCGTCAACAATTTGTAGAAAACGAACCCGCTGTATACAAACAAGGAAAACAAGGAAAAGGGTTGACTTTTAATGGGGACACCTGGTTAGATTTAGATAAAATTGGAATCTTTCAGAGAAGTCAGTCTTTTAGTATTGGGATAGATATTTTTGTTCCAAAAGATCTTGAAACAGGAGTTATTTTTCACAAAATGAATAGTCCAGAACTACATGGTTTTAGAGGCTATCACCTAAAAATAAAAAACAATAAAATAGAAGCCTTGTTAGCACATGTATACCCTGATAATGCCATCGTTATTGAGTCTAAAAAAGAAATTCCTAAAGAAAAATGGGTCCAATTAACCATGACTTATGATGGCTCTAGTAAAGCAAAAGGACTTCATATCTACCTTGATGGGGAAAAATTAGAAACGACAACTTCTTTTGACAATCTTTATAAAGACATCATTTTCCATGGTTTAAGATTGTATGGTGAGGACAGTCCAAAAGTAGAACCTGGCTTACGTGTTGGCGCAGTATGGAGAGGAAAAGGTATTGGAGGAGCTACGGTAGATAATTTACTTGTTTTTAACAAAAAACTGAGTGCTATTGAAGTAATGCAAATAGCCAACCCTAAAAAAATACAAACCTTAGAGTCTAAAAATTACGCCTCGTTAAACCATCAAGAAAAACAACTATTAACGGATTATTATCTAGCAACCAATTCACCGGTTTACAAAAACAGCATTCAACAACTAGAAAAAGAAAGAAGTGTTTTTGTTGATAGCATCAATAAGGTGAAACAAATCATGGTGATGAAGGAAAGAAAAACCCCTAGACAAACCTATATTTTAGATAGAGGTAACTACGATTCTCCTACAGATTCCGTATTTCCAAACGTACCCAACGAAATATTTCCTATAGACAAACAAATCCCTAAAAACAGAGTTGGTTTGGCAAAATGGATCATGGATCCAAACAATCCGCTAACCGCTAGAGTAACTGTAAATAGATATTGGCAAAATATTTTTGGACAAGGATTGGTCGTAACATCAGATGATTTTGGAAATCAAGGAGAAATGCCTACACACCCTAAATTATTAGATTGGTTAGCCTTAGAGTTTATAGAATCTGGATGGGATGTTAAAAAACTTCATAAAACAATAATGATGTCTAATACCTACCAACAAAGTTCAGCTATTAGTCAAAAACTATTAGAAATAGACAATGAAAACAGATTACTAGCCCGAGGACCTGCCAATAGATTAACAGGAGAAATGTTAAGAGACAATGCTTTGTTTGCTTCTGGATTGATGAATGATAAAATTGGAGGAGAAAGTGTAAAACCCTACCAACCAAAAGGATTGTGGAGAGTAAATGGAGATCATTATGAACAAGATGGGTTTGATGGTTTGTATAGAAGAAGTATGTATACCATTTGGAAACGTACTGTACCCAACCCAACCATTGCTACTTTTGATGCGCCTACCAGAGATTTGTGTACCACACGTAGACAAAAAACAAACACACCTTTACAAGCCTTAGTGGTATTAAATGACCCTACTTATATTGAAGCATCTAGAGTTTTAGGAAAACAAATTGCAGAAGCAAAAAATGCCAAAGCAGGAATTCAACAAATATTCAGAAAGTTAACAGGGAGAACAGTAACAACCAAAGAACTTGAATTACTCACAGAATTACAACAATCAGAATATCAAAAATTCCAGAAAAACCCTAAAAAGACCTTAGGATGGTTAACTACCGGAAGCTATAAAATCAACCCATCAGATGATAAAGCACTGATTGCCGCCAATGCCGTTGTAGCGAGTACTATTATGAATTCTGATGCAACCATTACTAAAAGATAA
- a CDS encoding helix-turn-helix domain-containing protein, whose product MYKSIENLSISLLNVGYVNLNEAWDFENVISPFFRLYYITDGDAYVYHHQKRYDLKPGYMYLIPSFTYSHYKCSGSMSQYYISALEVSTTGVSVFSVLNFLYEIEGDEFSLMCFKRILELNPNRTIVKDDPKVYDNPTGLDFFRNENKKLSESTYLETRDLLLALLSKFISSAKEVDFTDKTSKIGRIANYIEINLATEITVKDLADVCHLNVDYFSRLFKQTYHIRPNEYIQKKRVERAQLLLIASSDSLKEIADKVGFTSVTYFSRVFKKHTKKSPLQYRKEQWTFKKE is encoded by the coding sequence GTGTATAAAAGCATAGAAAATTTATCAATATCGTTATTAAACGTAGGATATGTTAATTTAAATGAGGCTTGGGATTTTGAAAATGTTATCAGTCCATTTTTTAGATTGTATTACATTACAGATGGAGATGCTTATGTTTACCATCATCAAAAACGATATGATTTAAAGCCAGGATATATGTATTTGATTCCGAGTTTTACTTACAGTCATTACAAATGTTCGGGGTCAATGAGTCAATATTATATTAGTGCACTTGAAGTTTCGACTACTGGAGTTTCTGTTTTTTCTGTACTTAATTTTTTATATGAAATAGAAGGAGATGAGTTTAGTTTGATGTGCTTTAAAAGAATTTTGGAATTAAACCCGAATAGGACCATTGTAAAAGATGACCCTAAAGTATATGACAATCCTACAGGGTTGGATTTTTTTAGAAATGAAAATAAAAAATTATCGGAAAGTACTTATTTAGAAACGAGAGACTTGTTGTTGGCTTTGTTGTCAAAGTTTATATCTTCAGCTAAAGAAGTTGATTTTACAGATAAAACCTCAAAAATTGGAAGAATCGCTAATTATATAGAAATTAACTTAGCTACAGAAATTACTGTAAAAGATTTGGCAGATGTTTGTCATTTAAATGTAGACTATTTTTCTAGGTTATTTAAACAGACTTATCATATTAGACCTAACGAGTATATTCAAAAGAAAAGAGTAGAAAGAGCACAGTTGTTGTTGATAGCAAGTTCAGATTCTTTGAAAGAAATTGCTGACAAAGTAGGTTTTACAAGCGTGACATATTTTTCTAGAGTGTTTAAAAAACATACAAAAAAAAGTCCATTGCAATATAGAAAAGAGCAATGGACTTTTAAAAAAGAGTAG